TCGAGATTCCCGATTCTCGGGCTCTCCGCTCCCTGACCGGCAGGTGCTGGATCCAGGCTGGGTGGGATCATGGAGGTGCTGTCGAGGTTATCCTGGAAGATGTCCGCAAGGAGCGCCGATACTGCGGCGGTTTCGGCAAGTTTTGCGTCCATGACGTGCCTGTCGAGGGTTGTCGGGTCAGAGGTCGGTGGGTCCGTTACGGCCGTGGTCCGGCCGGGGAGTGGGAAAGTGGTATCCGGAGTCCCGGGCGGCCTGACGGTGATGGGGGTTACCGCCGGTGGGGGCGTTGTGAGGGCGGAGTGGAGTTTGCCCGTCACGGATTCCGGGTCCAGGCCCAGCAGCTTGTAGATCTTCTGGATTACGGTGACTTCGGCTGCTGCAATGTGCCCGTCCGCGGCCGCGATGGTGATCACGAGGTCTCCGATGGCGGCGCGCTGGTCCTGGTTGAGCTGGCCGATTCGTTTGGCCAGTCCGGTGAGCCTGATCTCGGTGGCACAGAGCCAGCTCAGATGTGCCTGGAGCCGAGTCTTCTCGGCTGGGGTGAGTGCCAGCGTCGATTGCAGCTGTGCGCTCAATCGGTCCATTTCACTTGGGTGGAGGGTGCCATCCGAGCCTGCCACCGCGACCGCAAGATGAAGCATGGTCGCGGCCGCACCATAAGCCGGGGTTGGTGCGGAAGGCATGTCTGGTCCGGCTTCGAACAGGACAATGGGGGCCAAGCTGGACACGCTGGGTCCGCCGAATCTTACGTCCGGTTCCATGCCGATATTCAGGTGCCCGAGAAGCTGGACGAGTTGGACGGATTCGGGTTTGCCCAGTTTGTCCCCAGACGTGGAGGGCCAGTGATTCATGATGTCTGCACCGGTCAACGGTGCGCCCGGGGTTTCCATTTGGTCGCTTACCCATTCTTTGAAGTCATCGACCTCCCCGGGCCGGCTTTCGAGAAGCTCCGGGGGCAGCAGCGCTGCTGCCTGAAGTGTTCCTTTCCCGCTTGGATTCCGGCCCAGCCACCGGCTGTATCCATCGAGCTCGTTGGTGACGGAGCCAAACAGTTCCGAAAGCCTTTGGCCTGCGGCTTTCTGCTCGAACACGGCAGGAACGTCATCCAGCGTTTGCGTGACGAATCCGATCGCCGAACTCGCAGCCGCGTACGTTATCTTCATCCTGGACTTGCCGTTCCGCAGGAGCATGCCCTTGGGGAATGCCTGGCTGAACCTGATGGTGAATAGCTGGTTGAATTCTTCGGGGCACCGGGTGACGGGGGTCCGAGGGTAAATATCGGGGTGGTACCAGGCCCAGGCCAGGGCCCAGTCGGCCGGGAGACGGGTGCCCGAAGCGGCAAATGATCCCAGTCCGGCTCGTAGGGCGAAAGGTACCGGCCATTTATCTGGTGTCAGGGCGGGAAGCTTGGCCGGACCGGTGCCGTGGAATCGTGCCAGCAGGAAATCGATGACTTCGACTAACCCGGACGCATACCCGTGGAAGGACCCGCTCTGCTCCCCGTAGGCCTCGAGCAGTTCAGTGACCTCGGTTCGAATCGCCGGAAGTTCCCGGGCCAGTGACGGATCAGCCTGGATATCGACCAAAACGCGGCGTTCGAGACCGTAAAAGTAGATGAATACATAGCCGATCGGAGTAGAGGGATGGCGCCGGTCGCTGGCCAGCCAGCCCAGGAACGCGGCCCTTCCTTCAGGGGTAATCCCGGCATACGACGGCCAATACGCCAGGCAGCTGCCCTCTAGATCTGGATGCTGTGAATTGATTGGAAGCTCGGGATCAACAAGAGCCGGATCAGCGAGGCTCCCCGGTGTGGAATTCAACGTGCCTATGTAGATGAAACCTCGAGCCAAGTTGTATCCATTAATCTCTCTGGACTGGTCTGGCGCCGTCCATTCGACCGCTTGTTCCTTGCGCCATACCCCCTGCCCACTGACTGAAGCGCTGGGGGAAGATTGCGGCTGAGGTCCTGGTACATGACGCAGGGGCGGCGAGGGCAGAACCGGTGGTGGCGCTGGAATGGTCGCTTGGCTATGTTCGTGTTCGAGCGGCACGAGAAGGGGTTTCGATTGGAGTGAGCGAGAAAACTTCTCTGCGGATTCTGTGTTAGAAATCTGCAGTATCCAACGGAACCCTGACGAGCTGACGAGTTCCACACAGGCGTAGCGCATGACCGGCAATACTGGGTTATTCGAAAATCGGCGGTCTGGGCCGCCTTTGAGGTTGACGTACTGCCACGGTGTGCCGACTTGAACACTGTCGGAAGGAATAGCAGCAGGGGATTCGATGAACTGCTCGATCCGATGGGTGGTCCTCACAGCGTCATAGCTGATGTCCGTGAAGGTCCTGTTTTCTTCGAGGAGGATCCGATCAGGTAGAAGATACAGATTGATCTTTCCCGTGCTCATGCTGGGCACCGAAATGTTGGTCACCAGGTGCTTCGGGCCATGATTAGAAATGGTCACCGGAGTTCGGCGAACCAGTGCCCCTGCACCGGCATTAACCTTCTGCTGATGGCCTGTCGCGAGCACACCGGACTCGTTGATGCGCCAAATGCCTTTGACGTGGGCAAGGTCTGCACCCGCAGCATGGATCCATTCGAAATGCTGAGCATGCTGGTCATTAACGTCGTAGAAGACAACGACCGCTCGACGGCCCCGGTCGCGCTGCACCACCCACCAAATGAATGGAATGCCCAGGAGCCAGACCAGCAACCCGAAAGGCAACGTGAAGAGGCCGACGAAAACAATAGCCAGAACAACCCAACGAGTCAATGGTCGGCGGTGAGCGGATTGATTCAACTGCTCAATGAGGTCATCGGACCCGGTCGGCGTGAGCTGTTGTGGTGAAGCGCCGGTCACGTCCACAAAATGGATCTCAGATGCGCCAATATCTGTCGGATGTGCTGGATAGGCATGAGGGTCCGTAAGGTATTGTCGTCGATGCTTCTGATCGAGACTTGTTCGATAGTAAACACCGCGGGTGCCCATATGTACGTAGTTTCCCCGAGGACCCGTGCCGACCCGAAAACCCGGAACTCCCGCACTGATGCCGAGACCCGACTTGCTGAGATTGAACCGAAACGGGCCCGCCTTCAGACTCTTGCGAACGTAAAACCCCATGTCATCCATTCCATCCCAAGACCAGCGCGGCTACACCACTGGTAGCGCTGGACACATCTTCGCATCAATTTGTTCCCGCGGTGCCACATATTCGCGCTTGAGTCGCGCACCGCGAAAATTGTCAAGCTGTGTGGAGTCACTAAGCGCTTTGTATGGCCGGTTTTGTTGGGGGGAGGTTGATGCCGACTAGGTCGGCTGGGGCAGGTGTGGTGGGTCGCTGGCGGAATCTTCCGGGGTTCTGGGTGTAGTAGCGCTGAAGCGCGTGGTCGCGTGCATTCCAGGCCTCCTTCCAGGAGCCGTCATGGACTTGTGAGGGCGAGAAGAGTGCGATGCCTGAGTGCTTGTGCTTGGTGTTGTACCAGGGCACGTAGTCGTCGATGTAGGACCTGGCGGTCTCTACGGTCTTGAAGATGCGAGGGTAGCCTGGCCGGTATTTCATGGTCCGAAACCCGGACTCGCTGAATGGGTTGTCGTTGCTCACATAGGGCCGGTTATGGGATAGCTCCACGCCGTGCGCGGTGAGGGCATCGCGGAGCAGGTTGGATTTCATGGCCGGCCCGGAATCGGCGTGCACCAGCTGGGGTGCACCGTGTTCGGCGATGGCCGTTTCGAACATTTCCACGGCCAGGTGGTCGGCTTCGCGTTCCTCCACCCGCCACCCGACGATCTGGCGGGAGAAGATGTCCATCACGGAGTAGACCTTGAAGGCTTTCCCCTTCCAGGGTGAGTAGACATCGGTTATATCCCAGGACCAGGCCTGGCAGGGTCCGGTGGCCTTCACCACGGGTTTCGCCCGCCGGCCTTGCTTGTTATCGCGTTTGGTCGGGATCGTGGGGCGGAGCATCTGGTCCTCGATCTGGGCTGCGATGCGCCACCAGGTACGCCGGGAGGCGAGCATGACGCCGTTGTCCCACGCCGTGGCGAAGGAGTGGTCCACGGAGACCTGATCGGCCCAGCCCAGCATGATGTATTCGCTGATCCGCTCCCGGTCCCTGGGACTGATGCGGCACTCGTAGGCGCGCTCAGCCTGGTGGATCGGGTCCTGGACTTGTTCACGCGGATGCTGGCGGTAATGCCACGTGGAACGCGATACGCCCGCCAGTTTCAACGCCTGCCGTTGGGAGCCGGAGAACTCCGCCAGGGTCCGGATGAGGTGATTCTCGGCGGCTATGAACTTTTCGGCTCGTTCGTCTTGTGTGTCGCGGGCTCTGGCACGTTCAAGTCGTGCAAGAGCCCGATAGCTTTTCCCAGGGCCGTATTTGATCCCTCGAGTTCCCGGATGCGGTCCTTGAGCTGTTCGACTTCGGATTGGTGTTTAGCGATCTCCCGGGCACGCGCTTTTTCAAACGCGGACCGTTCGCCAGATGTGCGGGCCATAACTCCATGATCCCTTGGAACCAGGTTCCGGTCGAGATCGCCCTCGTATACCAGCTTCCGCCACCGCCGCAACGTCCAGTCAGGCACCTGCTGGGCGGCAAGCCACGCAGTCTTTGTCCCGTGCGGCTGTAGGTAGTACTCGTGCAAGAATTCACGGATTTCCTCACGAGTGGATCCATGGGTCGCAACTGTCATGGCTGTCTCCTTCAATCAATTCAGAAAGAACCGGGTGGCTCACAACCAGCTTGACGCAGAGGGCCGCAGCCGTCTTGACTCACGGTTGTGTCGCAGATGGCTCGTTTATACAAAGTATGGGTGGAGTGGACATGTTGGCTGGCATTTCGTGGCACTTTCTCTTGCACTCACTTTTCAGCCCTGGAGGTAAGAGCATTGGTGGTGGCGATTCATTGAACCGTTCCACTTTCGCTGCGGTCCCCTATTTGACGCAAGTTGTGGTCCTGTTCTGACGGCCTCGTGCAGATGCGTGGAACGTTGTGGCTGCGGTGGCGAAAGCTGACGCGCTGATGTGACTCGAAGGTGGGTATTTTGGCGTCGGAGGCGCCTTTGCTAGTGGTTGGTTTCGGGCTTGAGGGTTGTTGCTGCGTCGAGGGCGTCGTCGACGACGATGAGGTAGTTATCGCGGCTGGCGGCGAGTGGGATGGAGTGTTCGCCGTACTTCTCGAAAGCGAGGTCGACGGCGTCGACGGCGTTGGTGATGTTGAGTTTGCGCAGGAGCCGGGCGATGTCGAGGGTGTCTTTGTCTCGTTCGGCCGCGATCTTCATCGCCAGGAGGGTTTCGTCGTCAGCGGCCTGGATGGTTAGCCCGTCGAGTTCCTCGAGGGTGACCCAGGTGGCGTTGTCGGGGATGAATGCTGATGCGTTGGAGTTGAGCCAGTCTGGAGCCAGGTCATAGTCGGTGGCCATCTCGGCCACGATCGAGTTGACGCTGGTTTTCTCGGCGTAGCTGGCGTCGATGTCTGCGGTGGGGCGGTTGCCGACACCCTGCAGGATCAGCGCGGCGCCGCCAACCAACTTGATGTCACCATGTGTGCCACGTGCTTCCAGCCGGTTGGCGAGTTCATGGAGGAGGGCCAGGATTTGCTCGCCAGTAAGTTCACCGACGCTCAAGCGGTGGCCAGGCTGCGTTCGCGGATGAAGACGTTCAAGGCGGCGAGCTCGTTCGGTGTCTCGGACTGGGTAAGTTTCTTCATTGGTTCGCGGACGCTCCGGTAGGAATCAGCCGGCATCCATGGGTGCTTGAGGGGCTTGATGCGTCTTGTCCAGGCCGGGGCGGGTTGATTGAGGCGGTGGGCGGTGTAGTTGGTGATCCCGGCCAGGGCTGCGGACCATTGCGGATCCTTGAGCTGGGGGCTTCGTTGGAGTAACGGCTTGCCGGCTTTCAGGGACGCGCTGGCGTAGTCGGCGAGCATCTTGATGGCGAATTCAAAGTCCCTGTTGGCTAGAAGGTCCGCGAACGTGGCTGCGTAGTCGCGCCGTTCCGGGTCATGGTCGCTGCCGCGGGGGATGGGTGTTGCCGTTGCGAGGGACAGGCCGAGCGCTGCGAACACCTCCATGGCCTTGCCGAGTTCTGCGCGTTCGTGGCCCGATTCGAGGTCAATGAGAAATTTCCGCGACACACCGGCGGCATCGGCCAAGGCTTGCTGGGTCAGTCCCTGACTTATTCGTTGGCGGCGGATCAATGCACCGGCCGCGGACGGAGTGTCTATGGTGCTCTCAGATTTCAAGGCGTCGTCCCTTCTACCTTCATTGTGTCACCGAACGGTGACAATCGCATCTTTGCGGTTAGAAGAGGTCGAGGATAGTGGTTCCATTGCGGGCTGTTCCCGCCGGGAACATATTTCCCTCGGGACTGGCCCGGACAGCGGCAGATTGGGTCGTATTGCCGCGTTGGTTTGTCACTTCCCAGTGTTTGCAAGGGCTGAAAGCTGGGTCGAGTCCCGCCTCGGGCACAGTGTTTCCGCAGGTCGGCGCGCCGTAAGCGCGTGACCGACGTTGAATTTGTCCACGGATTTGTCCACGGATTTGTGCAGTGGACTGGTGGGCTTCCCGCACTGCTTTAGCGGCACGCTTTGCCGCGTTTGGCCTCGGGATGATCGTGCAGCTGGGGGGGCCGTCACATTCTGGCTGGCATGCCTGCGCAATGGTGCGATCCGGTAACGGGACGTCCCCGAGGTTTCTTGATGCCCCATGAGGAGGCGGTCTACATTTGAGCTGTCGGACAGCCCTGGCCGGTCCCGAATTATCCGCTGCTGTCACGTTCAACGAGCGTGGGCTTGAAAACTATCCTTGTGGCTTTCTGCTCGGGGTGGTTGGCCTCCTGGAGAAGCAGATCCATTGCCGTGCGGCCGAACTCATTGCTGGGCTGATGGATTGAGGTGAGAGGAACCACGGCGGCTTCGGCGAATCCGATGTCGTCGTAGCCAACGATCGCTACGTCTTCAGGCACGCGAAGGCCGCTTCGGAGGACCGCCTGCAAGACGCCCAGCGCGAGGAGGTCATTCGCGGCGAAGATCGCGTCGGGGCGGGTCCCCGTGGGCCGGCCGGCGAGGCTGGCGCCGGCCCGGCGGCCCTCGGCGATGCTCAGACCTGCGGTTGGCACCAGTTCCAGGCTGACCCCCTCCTTGGCAGCCGCCACTTGGCTGGCGCCGAGGAACCGCTCCTCGACTTGTCGGATGGACAGTGGACCACCGACGAACCCGATATGCCGTCGATGGCGGGAAACCAGGTGCTCGACGGCAAGGATCCCGCCGGCAACGTCGTCCATCGACACCGAGCTGAAGGACGGATCGGTGCTGACACGGTCTACCAGCACAACGGGAATTTCGCGCTGGCGGAGGCGGTGAAGCCGTTCATCCACGTTCCCAATGGGGGAGATTAGCACTCCGTGGACTCGCTGTTCCTCGAAGAGATCAAGGTATCTTCCTTCGAGTTCAGATTTGTCATCGCTGTAGCCAAGAAGTACCGAGTACCCCGCTGCAGCCGCCTGAACTTGGGCCCCCCGGGCGATGTCCGTGAAGAAGGGATTGGCGACATCCAAGATCAGCAGGCCGATGGCATTGCTGTGGCCATCACGAAGCTGTCGCGCTGCGTCGTTTCGAATATAGCCGAGCTGGTGGATGGCCGCTTGGACCCTCGCAACCGTGGATACTGAAACCTTAGCGGGACGATTCAGGACGTTGGAAACCGTTCCCAGGGACACCCCAGCGAGTGCCGCGACCTCCTTCATGCTTGCTGCAGCCACCCCGGAAACCTCACTTTCTGCCATTAATTCCCTGCCATGCCCCACTTCGATTATGCCGGATGAAACGATGAACCAAATCCCTTGACCCGCCCAACCGGGGCAGGTACATTGAGTTCATTGTAACGTTTCATTGTCCTTGTCAGACGTCGTGGAAGCAGGATTATCAATGTCGATGGATTCGCAGGCGGCGGGCCCTCCGGTCCTTGAGCTCGAGGGCGTGGCGAAGTCCTTTGGCGCTGTCGTGGCCCTGACATCCGCCACGCTGACGGTGAATGCCAATTCCATCCACGCCCTTGTCGGGGAAAACGGCGCCGGTAAGTCGACGTTGGTAAAGATTGTTGCCGGACTCTACCAGCGGGACGGGGGGACCTTCCTGTTCCGCGGCGAGCCGGTTGACTTTACTTCGACGGCAGCTGCGAAGCAGTCCGGCATCGCTGTCATTTATCAGGAGCCGACGCTGTTCCCGGACCTCTCCGTCACTGAGAACATCTTTATGGGGCGCCAGCCCACCGATCGCATGGGTCGGATCGATCGCAGGGCGATGCGCGCCGAGGCGATGGAAATATTCGGGCGCCTCTCGGTCAGCATTGACCCCGACCGCCTGGCGGAGGGACTTTCGATCGCGGACCAGCAGATCATTGAGATCGCCAAAGCCATTTCATTGGATGCCCGACTGCTGGTAATGGATGAGCCCACAGCGGCGCTGAGTGGCCTGGAAGTTGAGCGGCTCTTCGCCGTGGCCAGGAGCCTGAGGGATGAAGGCCGGGGATTGGTGTTTATCTCGCACCGCTTTGAGGAGGTCTTTGCGCTGTGCGACATGGTCACGGTCATGCGCGATGGCGCCTTCATCTCCAGCGACGCCATTGGGGAGGTCACTGAAGATGAGATTGTCCGGCGCATGGTTGGGCGTGAGGTGAGCAACCTGTTTCCCAAGCAGGAAGCGGACATCGGCGAGGTGGTCCTCCGCGTGGAAAACCTTGAGTCAACGGGGCTCTTCCATGATGTCTCCTTTACGGTCCGTTCCGGTGAGATCGTCGCCCTGGCTGGGCTGGTTGGGGCTGGAAGAAGTGAGATTGCGCGCGCCATTTTCGGAGTGGACGGGTATCGCGCGGGGAGTGTCACCCTCGCCGGGAAACGGATACCCAAAGGCGACCCGAGCGCGGCCATGCAGGCAGGCATCGGCTTTGTTCCGGAAGACCGGCGGAAACAAGGCCTCGTGTTGGAATCCTCCGTGGCACGCAATTCGACGCTGGCGATCCGCAAGGGACTCTCAAGGTGGGGTTTTCTGGGTTCGAAAGCCGAAAATGCGGCGGCAGCAATATGGTCGAGCCGCCTGCAGGTCAAGGCAAGTTCGCTGGATACCTTGGTGGGGACCCTCAGCGGCGGTAACCAGCAAAAGGTCGTCCTTGCAAAATGGCTGGCGACCAACCCGCAGGTTTTGATCATCGATGAGCCCACGCGGGGGATCGATGTTGGCACCAAGGCTGAAGTCCATCGGTTGATCAGTGAACTGGCCGGCCGGGGACTGGCCATCTTGATGATCTCCTCTGAACTGCCGGAGGTGCTGGGGATGGCGGACCGTGTCCTGGTGGTCCGAGAAGGCCGGATCACCGCGGAAATCGACCGCGCGGTGGCGACCGGCGAAAATATCATGTACGCCGCCACGCATGCTGCAGGGGAGACCGACTGATGACAACACTGTCACCACGCAAGGCCGCAATGAACTCTGGAGCGCGGCCCCGGCCAGGGCTCGCGGCAGTCCGGCACGGGCTTGGCCGGCTCGCCCGGGCCCGGGAGACGGGCATTTTCCTGGTCATTGTTGTCATTGTCGTTGCCACGACCATCGTCAACCCGAGCTTTCTTTTCTCGACCGACGGGTGGCGGGACCTGCTCCTGACCCCCGCAATGTTGCTCCTGCTCGCCGTCGGGCAGGCCATGGTCATCATCACCCGCAGCGTGGACCTCTCAGTGGGCTCTGTCGTGGGACTGACCGCCTACTTGACCGGGCAGCTCTTCATCGGTGTTCCGGGCGTCCCGGTGATAGCCGTGTTTCTGATCGGGGCTGCCGCCGGGGCCGTCCTGGGACTCGTCAACGGAGTCCTGGTGTCTTTCGCCAAGGTTCCCGCGCTGGTCATCACGCTGGGGACGCTGTATGCCTATCGGGGGATCAACGTCCTGTGGACGGGCAGCAACCAGATCAACCCGTCCCAGCTGCCCGCCTCCTTCCTTGATATTGGAACAAACTCAGTGGCCGCCATTCCGTACCTGTTCATCATCGCCATGGTAGTGGTGCTGGTGGCCGGCTGGTACATGCGCAACAAGCGCAGCGGCCGCGAACTCTACGCCATCGGCTCAGATCCCGCCGCGGCCGAACTCTTTGGCTTGAAGGTACGCCGCAGGATACTTGGTGCGTTCATCATTTCCGGTGCGCTGGCCGGGCTGGCCGGCGTGCTCTTCGCCGCCCGCTACGGCACGAGTAACTCGCAGACGGGGTCCGGACTGGAACTTCAGGCCGTCGGTGCCGCCGTTATTGGAGGCGTGGCCATTTTCGGTGGCAGCGGCTCGATTTACGGCGCCGCCATCGGCGCCTTCCTCCTCACGACCATCAGCCGGGCACTGCCGATCCTTGGCGTCCAGAGCTTCTGGCAGCAGGCAGTCGTCGGGCTGCTCATCATCGGGGCCATTGTGCTCGACCGCTACCTCGCCCTGCGAGTGTCCAGACGGCTCATCGCGGCCAGGGAGATCAGCTCATGACCAGCATCGACGTTAATTCCAGAGGACCGCTCGGTGGCAGCGACCGCAGGATTCCGGCCTATGGCAGCCCGCTCTGGCGACGGCTGCTGGTATCGAGGGAAGCGACCGTGATCGGGGCGCTGATCCTCGCTTGGGTGGTGGCTGCGATCGCCGTGCCCTACTTCAGCTCGACCACGACGCTGACCTTCCTGCTCCTGGACACGGCCCCGATCCTCATGATCGCGCTGCCCATGACGTTCGTCATCATGACCGGTGAAATCGACCTGTCGGTTGGGAGCACCGTGGGGCTGAGCAGCGTCCTTCTGGGTCTACTCACCCAGGCCGGGGCCCCGTTCGGCTGGTCAATTGTGCTTTGCCTTGGGCTCGGGCTAGTCTGCGGTGCGCTCAACGGCTTCCTGGTCACCGTGATCGGTCTGCCCTCGATTGCCGTCACCATCGGCACCATCGCCCTCTACCGGGGGATCGCCGTCGGACTGCTCGGCACCACGGCGATCGCCAACTTCCCCGCGTTCTGGTTGAACCTCGCCCAGGCAGACATCGGGACCACAGGGATCCCTGTGATCATGGTGCTGATCGTGGTGCTCATCCTGGCGTTCGCAGCCGTCCTGCACTTCACACCCTTTGGGCGCGGCCTGGTCGCCCTCGGCCTCAGTTCCGACACGGCCACCTTCTCAGGAATCAACGTCAACCGTTCAAAGTTCATCTCGTTCCTGCTGACGGGGGCGGTCTCGGCCTTGGCCGGTGTGTTCTGGACGTTGCGGTATTCCAGTGCGCGCGGCGACAACGCGACCGGCCTTGAACTCTCCGTCATCGCTGCCGTGCTCCTCGGCGGCGTCTCCATCTTTGGCGGCAAGGGCGCCCTTCCCGGCGTCATTGCCGGTGTCCTCCTAATCGGTGTGCTCCAAAGCGCCCTCCAGCTCGCGAATGTCAGCTCCGACGCGATCACCATTGTCACCGGAGTGGTCCTGATACTGTCCGTGATCACCCCGCAGATCATCAACCGGACCCGGCGGCGCAGACCGCGGGCCGGTTGACGCCAGACCCACCACATGCCCTGCCACACTCGACGAAGGAAGAAACAATGATGTCTCACTTAAAGGCCGGCCGGAAGCCGAGTCGACTCCTCGGCCTCGCTGCCGGTGTTCTGGGTTTCGCTCTCATCCTCACCGGCTGCTCGTCAGGAGGCGGCAGTCCCTCCGCCTCGGGCGGCTCCAAGAACTACAAGATCACCTTCCTGCCGAAGTCACTCGGCAATAACTACTTTCAGGCCTCTGACGGCGACGGCGGCAAGTCTGCCGTGACCGCGTTCGGCGGGACGTACCAGGAAGTGGGTCCCACCGCCGCGACAGCATCGGCGCAGGTCAGCTACATCAACACGTTGACACAGCAGCACGTTGGAGCCATTGTCCTCTCCGCCAACGATCCCAGCGCCTTGTGCACTTCCCTGAAACAAGCCATGACCGCTGGCGTCAAGGTCGTCACCTTCGATTCGGATGTCAATCCGGACTGCCGCAACGTCTTCGTCAATCAGGCCTCCACCCAGGGAATCGCCCAGGCCCAGGCCGACAACATTGCCAAGGAAATCGGTGGCAAGGGTGACATCGCCATCCTGTCGGCCACCGCCAACGCCACCAACCAAAACGCCTGGAACAAGGCGATGATCGCCTACATCGGCACGAAGTACCCCGATCTCAAGGTCGTCACCACGGTATACGGCAACGACGACGACCAGACCTCCTACGATGACACAGCGGCCCTGGTGCAAAAATACCCCAACCTCAAGGGCATTGTCTCACCGACGACAGTGGGCATTGCCGCCGCCGCCCGCTACCTGTCCACGTCGCAGTACAAAGGAAAAATCGCGCTGACAGGCCTGGGCACGCCCAATGCAATGCGCGCCTATATCAAGGACGGCACCGTGGGGTCGTTCGCGCTCTGGAATCCCAGCGACCTGGGTTACCTTGCCGCCTACACCGCCAAGGCACTGATTGACGGAACCATCACCGGAAAGGACGGCGACTCGTTCAAGGCCGGAAAACTTGGAGAATACAAGGTCGGCCCGGACGGTACGGTCCTGCTGGGCAAGCCAACCACATTCGATAAGTCGAACATCGGCAAGTTCAACTTCTGACCACTTGGCCGGGGCGGTCACCCCGTCCCGGCCCTCCCACACACCGGAGTAGGAATGACCCGCGTCTGCTTCACCCTGCAGGTGGATCCTTTGCAGATCCCCGAGTACAAGGAGCGCCACAGAGAAGTATGGCCCTCGATGCTCCGGGAAATCCAGGCGTCGGGCCGACGCAACTATTCCCTTTTCCTTCGCGCGGACGGCCTCCTTGTGGGCTACTTCGAGACCGATTCGGTAGACGCCGGAGAAGAGTACCTGGCCTCCTCGGAGGCCGCCGCCGAGTGGGAGCGCCACATGGGCTCCCTATTCAACGGGATTGAGGGCCGCGCTGATCAGGGTGCAACCCTCCTGGAGGAAGTCTTCAATCTGGACGATCAGTCCAAGAATCTGGAAGACCAGGCCGACGGCCTCAATTCTCGCCAAACAACCCTGCACCAAGGAGAAACGGCATGACCACGTTCGCCGAATTAGTTCCGACCCTCCAACGCCTGGCGATCGAGGTGCCGTCCTGGGCGTACGGCAACTCCGGCACCCGCTTCAAGGTCTTTGGCACCCCGGGCACGCCGCGGACCGTCCAGGAGAAGATCGCCGATGCGGCGAAGGTCCACGAGCTGACCGGCCTTGCCCCGGCGGTGGCGCTGCACATCCCGTGGGACAAGGTGGACGATTATGAGGCCCTGAAGAGCCACGCCGCGGGCCTGGGCGTGGGTCTGGG
This genomic stretch from Arthrobacter dokdonellae harbors:
- a CDS encoding DDE-type integrase/transposase/recombinase → MKLAGVSRSTWHYRQHPREQVQDPIHQAERAYECRISPRDRERISEYIMLGWADQVSVDHSFATAWDNGVMLASRRTWWRIAAQIEDQMLRPTIPTKRDNKQGRRAKPVVKATGPCQAWSWDITDVYSPWKGKAFKVYSVMDIFSRQIVGWRVEEREADHLAVEMFETAIAEHGAPQLVHADSGPAMKSNLLRDALTAHGVELSHNRPYVSNDNPFSESGFRTMKYRPGYPRIFKTVETARSYIDDYVPWYNTKHKHSGIALFSPSQVHDGSWKEAWNARDHALQRYYTQNPGRFRQRPTTPAPADLVGINLPPTKPAIQSA
- a CDS encoding DUF6036 family nucleotidyltransferase; this translates as MSVGELTGEQILALLHELANRLEARGTHGDIKLVGGAALILQGVGNRPTADIDASYAEKTSVNSIVAEMATDYDLAPDWLNSNASAFIPDNATWVTLEELDGLTIQAADDETLLAMKIAAERDKDTLDIARLLRKLNITNAVDAVDLAFEKYGEHSIPLAASRDNYLIVVDDALDAATTLKPETNH
- a CDS encoding LacI family DNA-binding transcriptional regulator — encoded protein: MAESEVSGVAAASMKEVAALAGVSLGTVSNVLNRPAKVSVSTVARVQAAIHQLGYIRNDAARQLRDGHSNAIGLLILDVANPFFTDIARGAQVQAAAAGYSVLLGYSDDKSELEGRYLDLFEEQRVHGVLISPIGNVDERLHRLRQREIPVVLVDRVSTDPSFSSVSMDDVAGGILAVEHLVSRHRRHIGFVGGPLSIRQVEERFLGASQVAAAKEGVSLELVPTAGLSIAEGRRAGASLAGRPTGTRPDAIFAANDLLALGVLQAVLRSGLRVPEDVAIVGYDDIGFAEAAVVPLTSIHQPSNEFGRTAMDLLLQEANHPEQKATRIVFKPTLVERDSSG
- a CDS encoding helix-turn-helix domain-containing protein, yielding MKSESTIDTPSAAGALIRRQRISQGLTQQALADAAGVSRKFLIDLESGHERAELGKAMEVFAALGLSLATATPIPRGSDHDPERRDYAATFADLLANRDFEFAIKMLADYASASLKAGKPLLQRSPQLKDPQWSAALAGITNYTAHRLNQPAPAWTRRIKPLKHPWMPADSYRSVREPMKKLTQSETPNELAALNVFIRERSLATA
- a CDS encoding TerB N-terminal domain-containing protein yields the protein MDDMGFYVRKSLKAGPFRFNLSKSGLGISAGVPGFRVGTGPRGNYVHMGTRGVYYRTSLDQKHRRQYLTDPHAYPAHPTDIGASEIHFVDVTGASPQQLTPTGSDDLIEQLNQSAHRRPLTRWVVLAIVFVGLFTLPFGLLVWLLGIPFIWWVVQRDRGRRAVVVFYDVNDQHAQHFEWIHAAGADLAHVKGIWRINESGVLATGHQQKVNAGAGALVRRTPVTISNHGPKHLVTNISVPSMSTGKINLYLLPDRILLEENRTFTDISYDAVRTTHRIEQFIESPAAIPSDSVQVGTPWQYVNLKGGPDRRFSNNPVLPVMRYACVELVSSSGFRWILQISNTESAEKFSRSLQSKPLLVPLEHEHSQATIPAPPPVLPSPPLRHVPGPQPQSSPSASVSGQGVWRKEQAVEWTAPDQSREINGYNLARGFIYIGTLNSTPGSLADPALVDPELPINSQHPDLEGSCLAYWPSYAGITPEGRAAFLGWLASDRRHPSTPIGYVFIYFYGLERRVLVDIQADPSLARELPAIRTEVTELLEAYGEQSGSFHGYASGLVEVIDFLLARFHGTGPAKLPALTPDKWPVPFALRAGLGSFAASGTRLPADWALAWAWYHPDIYPRTPVTRCPEEFNQLFTIRFSQAFPKGMLLRNGKSRMKITYAAASSAIGFVTQTLDDVPAVFEQKAAGQRLSELFGSVTNELDGYSRWLGRNPSGKGTLQAAALLPPELLESRPGEVDDFKEWVSDQMETPGAPLTGADIMNHWPSTSGDKLGKPESVQLVQLLGHLNIGMEPDVRFGGPSVSSLAPIVLFEAGPDMPSAPTPAYGAAATMLHLAVAVAGSDGTLHPSEMDRLSAQLQSTLALTPAEKTRLQAHLSWLCATEIRLTGLAKRIGQLNQDQRAAIGDLVITIAAADGHIAAAEVTVIQKIYKLLGLDPESVTGKLHSALTTPPPAVTPITVRPPGTPDTTFPLPGRTTAVTDPPTSDPTTLDRHVMDAKLAETAAVSALLADIFQDNLDSTSMIPPSLDPAPAGQGAESPRIGNLDDGHSAFLRALADLEHLDRARFDDLAAEHGLLPDGALDVLNEAAMDASEEPLLEGSEILTINSYALKELLS